The proteins below are encoded in one region of Corynebacterium felinum:
- a CDS encoding sialidase family protein — protein MAEQSFNPFSWSKEQKVIAPSDLSDVLPNVLEVRVPALAAFTDGQFLLAFDARMEPDPHLDWEKLGGAMAADLPNPNSLLIMRGCEGEFSAPEILRHGDPSMPTGYSDPAIIIDGDKVCIVHARSRNVGFFGSQPLSAKDPANTLQIEVLLSTDRGQSWSSRCITDDVLGEFTGAFATSGHGVVIDGKWLIPLVAKRCDGTTTHMTISSSDQGQRWVAGTPVGVDMDETAYGINGKTLVLSARKTSAYASGELGRWWAHSTDAGTTWSTPVFSPEPAAAACNAALVSTSLGLVLCYSGKGRVGGFVALYRSGTWVNAGFFTHGPCGYIDAVVIGDEIVVVFEKSGELWLCSTVIETL, from the coding sequence ATGGCTGAGCAGTCCTTTAATCCTTTTTCATGGTCGAAAGAGCAGAAGGTGATCGCACCATCTGACTTGTCTGATGTTTTGCCGAATGTGTTGGAAGTTCGCGTTCCCGCACTCGCTGCTTTTACTGATGGGCAATTCCTTCTTGCTTTTGATGCGCGCATGGAACCTGACCCGCACCTTGATTGGGAAAAACTTGGTGGTGCGATGGCTGCGGATCTTCCGAATCCTAATTCGTTGTTGATCATGCGCGGTTGTGAAGGAGAGTTTTCCGCCCCGGAAATTTTGCGCCACGGTGATCCCTCCATGCCGACGGGCTATTCTGATCCGGCCATCATTATTGATGGCGATAAGGTATGTATCGTTCATGCCCGCAGCCGGAATGTGGGCTTTTTCGGTTCGCAACCCTTAAGTGCCAAAGATCCAGCCAATACTCTTCAGATTGAAGTTTTACTATCTACTGATCGTGGTCAAAGCTGGAGCAGCCGCTGCATTACCGATGATGTGTTGGGCGAGTTCACAGGTGCTTTTGCTACCTCCGGCCATGGGGTGGTGATTGATGGGAAGTGGTTGATTCCGCTGGTGGCTAAACGTTGCGATGGCACCACCACCCATATGACTATTAGCAGTAGTGATCAGGGGCAGCGCTGGGTTGCCGGCACACCTGTGGGTGTGGATATGGATGAAACTGCCTACGGGATAAATGGGAAAACACTGGTCTTATCCGCGAGGAAAACCTCAGCCTATGCCTCGGGGGAGTTGGGGCGCTGGTGGGCACACAGCACTGATGCTGGCACCACGTGGTCGACGCCAGTGTTTAGCCCTGAGCCTGCAGCTGCCGCGTGCAACGCCGCGCTGGTTTCTACCAGCCTAGGGCTGGTGCTGTGCTATTCCGGCAAGGGGAGAGTCGGCGGCTTTGTGGCGCTGTATCGCAGTGGAACGTGGGTGAACGCTGGCTTCTTTACTCACGGCCCGTGTGGCTATATCGACGCCGTAGTGATTGGTGATGAAATTGTGGTTGTGTTTGAAAAATCAGGGGAGCTGTGGCTTTGTAGCACCGTAATCGAAACCCTTTGA